The genomic stretch GTGAAAAAAATCTTTTCCAAAATTTGTGTCTTCCTGGATAAGAGAAGATACCTTGAACAAATCAGCATGCATTTGTAACAAATCAATAGGCTTCTCAAAAGACCTTGTTCTCTCCATTGTCTGCACATATGTCCACACACTTAGACCATTTTCTTTCCAAACCAAATGTTACATAGAAAATACAAATTTTGATACAAAGAATGAAGTTACATGATAGTTACTGGTAATAGAAGGGCTACGATGGTAATATGTCAAACATTAAAGTGAAAGAAGCAATACTGATACCTGAATAATATCATTAGGAACCAGCAGTTCTTTATCCAATCTAAACAATCTCTGACTCTCTATAAGAACAAAATCACCACTTAGATTTAACAAAAAAGTTGGAAATACAATAAATGAAGAATCTACAAGCAAACCTGAAAATTTATCAATTTGTTCAATGTTTGATAACTCATCTTGCTTTCTATCAATTGTAGAACCCTGTAGACAAATGTACTTATACAAATTAGCAACATAACATAACACCAAAGTAACAAATTACACCCAAATATACAAACCAAACCTTTTTTCGAGACTTTGGCTTTGCCCTTTTCTCAATTTGCTCAAgttttgattgttttcttttcATCGGTGGATGCCCACGAGACCTTACTTTCAGTGGACTGTGAAACTTTTTGCTCTCATTTCTTGATTCCTCATGTATTATGTTGCTATCATGATCACCATCCAATGAATCACCAATGTTGGTATCCATAAATCTTTTTTTTGCTTCTTTTAATATCCCTATTAAAACAAAGCACCTCTCATCATTTTTTGACCCAAGTTGTCCCACTTCCTGTAACAATGGTTGAAGGTTATTATATCTTCGTCTTTCCTCTGCATGCTGACAAGAATCATCATAAATATTAGTGATTCCTTGATATCCACGTTTAATGTCTTTACGCCATCGTTCTAAAATATAATGTTCTGGAACTGTAGTGACTTTTCTTTTTACCAGAACAGACATCAAATGTCTACAAACAATTCCACGAAACTCAAAGAGACGACACAAACACTTCATCTGACATTGTAACTCACTATATTGTACCCAAAAGGAAATCTCTTTTGGAGTTGTTCCATCTTTTCCATATACAGTTTCCATCACCTCAAAAAACAATGTTGATCCTTCTTCCTTCACAaatgaagtattacaaaacatCAAGCCTCGTAGTTCATTTTGAAACAACTTAAATATCTTGTTAGTGTAAACACTTTGGAACTGCTTTTCAATTGGATTGCCACTGATGACCGGAATTATTGAATTAAAAGAAGCAAAATCAGAATTATCTTCCTTTTCAATCTTGCTTTTCAAAGCATTGTCATATTGTTCAACAAACTGCTTCAGAGTTGTTTTTGAATGAACATAATCATCAAAAAAAGTATTCATACTTTCACTTCTTTGACTTGTCGACATTCCTGCCCAAAATTTATCTTTCACATACACAGACATCCACTTATGATGAATTTCATATAAAGAAttcaaccaatcatttttctccaagttaAATTCTTTGATAAACTTTTTCCAGTTGCTATCACATTCTGTAGATGTCAAAGAATTATAAACAATATTCTTCAAGTTTCTCTTTATCAACTTATAGTTGGCATGACTACTAAACTTAGCTGGAAGTTTTTTCATAATATGCCAAAGACATAAACGATGATGAGAGTCTGGAAATACCTCAAGAATTGCAATTTCCATGGCTTTGCATTGATCCGTAATAATAGCTCGTGGAGCTCTTCCTCTCATGCATGCCAACCATGATTTAAATAACCAAATGAAAGTTTCTGAATCTTCTTTAGATATCAAACCACAACCAAGGAATATGGATTCACCATGATGATTTACTCCAACAAAGGGAGCAAATGGCATATCATAACTATTGGTAAGATATGTGGTATCAAATGTAACGACATCAGAAAAAGAATCACATGCAGCCCTACATCTTGCATCAGCCCAAAATATATTTCTGATGCGAGAATCTTCATCTACATCAATTACATAAAAGAAATTTGAATTTCTACTTTGCATACGACAAAAGTAATTATTCAAGGCTTCTGCATCACCATTCCCAAGCCTTAATCTCCGTGCTTCAGCCACATAATTTAtacactttctctcatcaaaCGACAAATTTTCATAACCACCAGCTTCAACAACAAATGATTGAAAACTTTTACTCAAAGTTATTCCTGCTTGATCATTCAACTCTAATTTCCTCTTAGTTTGAGAATCTAATACTTTATTGCATCTGAAATGTCTTGACTTCCTTGGACTTAATGCATAATTATGTTCTAGTTGAATACTAGTAATGACACATAATTCATCATTATGAACTGTAATATTAATCTTTGCTTTGCAATCCGTTTTGCTACAAGCTCTAGGATAAAATGAATTTTTCACTTTAGGAACGGTCTTACCATTTTTAGAGCATCCGAATGAAAAATACTTTATCTGGCCATCATCTCCTTTTTTGGAACCCAACTTTGAAATACCAAAACCAAGACCTTGGGCATATGATTTGTAAAAAGCCCGGACTTCTTCTTCAGATGAAAAATACATCCCAACTTGTGGAGTATCAAGTGTATTTGAGCTTGACGAATCACCCAACACTTGCACATCACCCTCAATTAATAGTTCTTGCTCCATAACAATTTTACAACCTAAATTCAAACTAAATAGTTATTggcaaacataaataaataatagcACAAAGAAATGTTTAAGAACATcattaggaaaaaaaaattgaaatgagAACATAACAAGGaacatacataaataaataattcaaTAGGTTTCTTTTGTTGTTATGAATACACATAACTTACAAAATAGCAAGGAATAAACAACACGCATTATTGATGTCAGATTTGTGAAGAAACAACAAAGCATCAATCAAGGTACCCTTTAAGTAGGATAATGAATCATGAAATTTAACTAAAATACAGGAGAAGATACAATGAGTGAATCCACTTCCTATACATTGGAAACTCTTTGCATAGGAAGAAATCTTAAAGGTAATAAATTCTGCTATGCCTATCCATCCATGTTGGTTCATCAAAAATAGACAAGAAAGTTCATGAGCTTCCTATACATGATTCATTGAGCGTATCATTAAACACAAGATACTGCCAGAGTAGATACTGTGAGTTACCAGAATGGAAAGGGCTTCACAGGGTGGAGAAGCTTGGAGCTTCACAACATGGAGGAGCTTCACAACATGGAGGAGCTTGGAGCTTCGCCGCGTGGAGGAGATTTAGGGCTTCACAGCGTGGAGAAGCTTGGAGCTTCGCCACGTGGAGATGCTCGGCTTTGAGAAGCTTCGAGGAGCTGTCAGCGTGGAGTAGCTGACCGTCGTcagtggaggagaagggagaagtcGAGCCGAGCCACGTGAGCTTTACAGCGTGGTGGAGGAGCTTGGAGCTTCGCCGGtggtggaggagaagggagaaagGGAGATAGGGCTTCGCTGGTGGTGGTGGAGAAGGGAGACAGGGCTTCGTTGGtggtggaggagaagggagaaagGGAGATAGGGCTTCGCTGGtggtggaggagaagggagaaagGGAGATAGGGCTTCACTGGtggtggaggagaagggagataGGACTTCGCTGGTGGTGGAGGAGAAGTCGAGCCGAGAATCGCGTCGCAGGTGGAGGGGAAAGAGAAGCCGCGGGATTTATTCCAAAAACTTGCCTGTTTGCTCCGAACATTTCtcattgatttttttatttctttttatttccacgTAGCACTTGCTGAGTCATTCCCTGAGCATTTCGTGCTCCGAATTCACTGAGCGTATCATTTCTCTTTGATTATATATCTCTTAGTAAAACCTCCACGTCAGCTGCCACTCATTCCCGTGTATATTTCCCATGCGGTGAGAGGGAGGAATGGGTCGGACATGCCCTGTAGTGGGTTAGGGAATGGTCTTCCACCGCTTGAATATGAAATCTGCTGTTGAGTTGACTTCTGAATCGCACAAATCACACCTGTCATTAACACACATCACCTCTTTCTGTCAGTGCCTGACACCAAGTACAGCCGGGGGGAATGATTAAATTCAATGACGGAAAGAATTCAAATAATTTCCACAATCAATAATGTAGTCATAGCTTAAGCATCACTTGAGAGATTATTAGCTAAAGATATGCCAATGAGATTGATAATTGTTAATGACAGATAATAAAGTAGAATGATCGGAAGGGTTATAATTCAGAGGAGACATTTGTATGTAAGGAAGTTTATGTAACCTAGTATAGTT from Zingiber officinale cultivar Zhangliang chromosome 5B, Zo_v1.1, whole genome shotgun sequence encodes the following:
- the LOC121986569 gene encoding protein FAR-RED IMPAIRED RESPONSE 1-like, which codes for MEQELLIEGDVQVLGDSSSSNTLDTPQVGMYFSSEEEVRAFYKSYAQGLGFGISKLGSKKGDDGQIKYFSFGCSKNGKTVPKVKNSFYPRACSKTDCKAKINITVHNDELCVITSIQLEHNYALSPRKSRHFRCNKVLDSQTKRKLELNDQAGITLSKSFQSFVVEAGGYENLSFDERKCINYVAEARRLRLGNGDAEALNNYFCRMQSRNSNFFYVIDVDEDSRIRNIFWADARCRAACDSFSDVVTFDTTYLTNSYDMPFAPFVGVNHHGESIFLGCGLISKEDSETFIWLFKSWLACMRGRAPRAIITDQCKAMEIAILEVFPDSHHRLCLWHIMKKLPAKFSSHANYKLIKRNLKNIVYNSLTSTECDSNWKKFIKEFNLEKNDWLNSLYEIHHKWMSVYVKDKFWAGMSTSQRSESMNTFFDDYVHSKTTLKQFVEQYDNALKSKIEKEDNSDFASFNSIIPVISGNPIEKQFQSVYTNKIFKLFQNELRGLMFCNTSFVKEEGSTLFFEVMETVYGKDGTTPKEISFWVQYSELQCQMKCLCRLFEFRGIVCRHLMSVLVKRKVTTVPEHYILERWRKDIKRGYQGITNIYDDSCQHAEERRRYNNLQPLLQEVGQLGSKNDERCFVLIGILKEAKKRFMDTNIGDSLDGDHDSNIIHEESRNESKKFHSPLKVRSRGHPPMKRKQSKLEQIEKRAKPKSRKKGSTIDRKQDELSNIEQIDKFSESQRLFRLDKELLVPNDIIQTMERTRSFEKPIDLLQMHADLFKEGESAKMNFEINDYPGYGDEVFHKGKS